In one Pempheris klunzingeri isolate RE-2024b chromosome 8, fPemKlu1.hap1, whole genome shotgun sequence genomic region, the following are encoded:
- the gask1a gene encoding uncharacterized protein gask1a: MLLPGTPGSTPGSTPGSTPGSTPGSTPGSTPGYEAWRVWSKFCCGQKWLLLLSPLFLLFIMISVMTMTLPLPLPPADIDRRTSRALSSAEVFRSRPPVVELPAAIAFQQPHIHVHSGAWKSSTGKETAKRSAAPKPFRHAAGDNKNSIKERSHTDLRRNKLKSKGIAFKRKEMSGAIQHPTSHQRPHLPEFTVNNTKPKHRIKPSNHSAVVKHSAQTYIHLERGKSTAAHISAPADSLISDRRAAHRHAGRWEGRRIGTNADTQIHDSHTSAKAAEHHQALKKHSQHSGKSDRVGKEQQAVKKPSRDLKKHHNLSADLSEVKKDPGSLDRRKALSKAEATIKKDDSSRCRRYTEQDFPDSDRRRIRISPDPQPLPWLSGDDIQKMELLAGGEVVSKARVPAHGQVLQVALDPPANQQIHPDTHSERCQRGHCSLIKRTDDWFEVFAFHLDRVLGLNRSLPAVLRTFHSEILPYRYLSGTPRPVVWWDPDIQHLADRDNDQNSVPLSWVQYQKLLQVHCGREADLRSAPCVGVHHSEWGRLALFDFLLQVSDRLDRYCCGFTPDPTELCVENLLHNKCGNTKDLQLVHILVRKADPSRLVFIDNAGRPQQPSDNLNFRLVEGIDEFPERAVSVLQSGCLESLLLRSLYTDREFWDSQGGAGGLRPLIRSVEQRGKLLLQHIRDKKQFERDL; the protein is encoded by the exons ATGTTGTTGCCTGGCACACCTGGGTCCACACCTGGGTCCACACCTGGGTCCACACCTGGGTCCACACCTGGGTCCACACCTGGGTCCACACCTGGATATGAG GCCTGGCGAGTGTGGTCAAAATTCTGCTGTGGTCAAAAatggctgctcctcctctccccactcttcctcctcttcatcatgaTCTCTGTGATGACGATGACTCTACCCCTTCCTCTGCCGCCTGCTGACATTGACCGGCGGACTTCCCGAGCTCTGAGCTCCGCCGAGGTGTTCAGATCCAGGCCCCCGGTCGTGGAGCTCCCTGCAGCAATTGCCTTCCAGCAGCCACATATTCACGTCCACAGCGGTGCCTGGAAATCCAGCACTGGAAAAGAGACGGCTAAACGTTCAGCGGCACCTAAACCTTTCAGGCACGCTGCAGGAGataacaaaaacagcatcaaagAGAGAAGTCACACAGACTTACGCAGAAATAAACTCAAAAGCAAAGGCATTGctttcaaaagaaaagagatgtcAGGCGCCATCCAGCACCCAACCAGTCATCAGCGTCCCCATCTCCCAGAGTTTACAGTCAACAACACCAAGCCAAAGCATAGAATTAAGCCAAGCAACCACAGTGCTGTGGTAAAGCACTctgcacagacatacatacatcttGAAAGGGGAAaatccacagcagcacacatctCTGCTCCAGCAGATTCCTTAATAAGTGACAGACGagctgcacacagacatgcaggcagATGGGAGGGTAGACGCATAGGCAcgaatgcagacacacaaatacatgacaGCCATACGAGTGCAAAGGCAGCTGAACATCACCAGGCTTTGAAAAAACACAGTCAGCACTCTGGGAAATCTGACAGAGTCGGTAAGGAGCAGCAGGCTGTGAAAAAGCCCTCCAGGGATCTCAAAAAACACCATAATCTCTCAGCGGATCTTTCTGAAGTGAAGAAGGATCCTGGGTCATTGGACCGTAGAAAGGCTTTGTCCAAAGCAGAGGCAACCATAAAGAAAGATGACAGCAGCCGGTGTCGGCGCTACACAGAGCAGGACTTCCCAGACAGTGACCGTAGGAGGATCAGGATTAGTCCAGATCCCCAGCCTCTTCCCTGGCTCAGCGGGGACGACATCCAGAAGATGGAGCTCCTCGCTGGAGGAGAGGTGGTCAGTAAGGCCAGGGTACCTGCACATGGACAGGTGCTCCAAGTGGCGCTGGATCCTCCTGCAAACCAGCAG ATACATCCGGACACCCACAGCGAGCGTTGCCAGCGGGGGCACTGTTCCCTGATCAAACGCACTGATGACTGGTTTGAAGTGTTTGCCTTCCACCTGGACAGGGTGCTGGGACTCAACAGAAGCCTCCCTGCGGTGCTCAGGACTTTCCACAGTGAGATTTTACCATATCGATACCTCAGCGGCACCCCCAGGCCTGTAGTGTGGTGGGATCCAGATATTCAGCACCTCGCTGATAGAGACAATGACCAGAACTCAGTGCCCCTCAGCTGGGTCCAGTACCAGAAGCTCCTGCAGGTCCACTGTGGGAGAGAAGCAGACCTGAGGTCAGCGCCCTGCGTGGGGGTTCACCACTCAGAGTGGGGGAGACTGGCTCTCTTTGACTTCTTATTACAG GTGAGTGACCGGCTGGACAGGTACTGCTGTGGTTTCACACCTGATCCAACGGAGCTGTGTGTGGAGAACCTGCTGCACAACAAGTGTGGTAACACCAAGGACCTGCAGCTGGTTCACATCCTG gtgaggAAGGCAGACCCCTCCAGACTGGTGTTCATAGATAACGCCGGCAGACCCCAGCAGCCCAGCGACAACCTCAACTTCAGGCTGGTTGAGGGCATTGATGA GTTTCCAGAGAGAGCGGTGTCGGTGCTCCAGTCAGGCTGCCTGGAGAGTCTTCTTCTACGCTCCCTCTACACAGACAGGGAATTCTGGGATAGCCAAGGCGGGGCCGGGGGTCTCAGGCCTCTCATCCGCTCTGTGGAGCAAAGAGGAAAGCTTCTTCTCCAGCACATCAGAGACAAGAAACAATTCGAGAGGGACCTGTGA